From one Triticum aestivum cultivar Chinese Spring chromosome 4B, IWGSC CS RefSeq v2.1, whole genome shotgun sequence genomic stretch:
- the LOC123093661 gene encoding protein argonaute 3-like, which translates to MANDEGRGHRGERRGGGGAGRMDRGGGRQAGRGNGRGGDRSKFSWRREEGDSHGISTSSNVASAEDTARWDEAAASNRQEIQSGGVWVQKAQTPAGAGGTATGKQPAPPPDRPQGKQIPAQVYCLLKTGRLWSEGQRC; encoded by the exons ATGGCGAACGATGAGGGGCGCGGCCACCGCGGGGAGCGACGCGGTGGAGGCGGGGCCGGACGCATGGACCGCGGAGGGGGGCGCCAGGCCGGCCGCGGCAACGGCCGTGGAGGTGACCGGAGCAAGTTCTCCTGGAGGCGAGAAGAAGGCGACAGCCACGGCATATCGACCTCGTCCAACGTCGCGTCGGCGGAGGATACTGCGCGTTGGGACGAGGCGGCGGCGTCCAACCGCCAGGAGATCCAGAGCGGTGGGGTGTGGGTGCAGAAGGCCCAGACACCGGCGGGCGCGGGCGGCACCGCCACGGGGAAGCAGCCTGCGCCGCCGCCAGATCGTCCTCAGGGGAAACAGATCCCTGCTCAG GTTTATTGTCTATTGAAGACCGGGAGGCTATGGAGCGAGGGGCAAAGATGCTAA